TCGACAAACGCATGTGCAGCGGCGGCAGTCGAAAACACCGACGCATCATAGCCAACAGAGCCACCGAACACAGTCCACTCGTCGGTCACCACACCACCGGACAGCGGCGTGTACTCGACACGATAGGTGTCAGCCACGTCGTCGATGACGATTCGAACAGCAATACCACGATCAGGAAGTGTCTCTCTCAAGAATACCATTGGCCACAGCCTCCAAAGTCAGTAATGGACATCAGCGGGAACGATCCACAGATGATCGTTCGACCCGACGAGCTGCTCAAGTCGCTCGCGATGCCGAACGCCGTCAGCGAACTCGTCGTAGAGGTACACCGCCGGCCCACGGTACGTCCCGAGATTGTGGCACGCATGCCTGACGAGGTCCTCATCGCGCATGATCGCCGCAGCGTCGAGGTCGTCAACGCCCTCTCGAACACGCTCGAGATTCCGCTCGAACTCGCGTGTCGTCGCCTGCCACCCGCTCTCGAGGAGTTCCTGGCCATCCTCCGAGCCAACGGGTGCTGCAACTGGGAGGTCACCCCACCGGGCGCTGCCGGCGACCGTTGTTGAGTCGTCATCAAACGTCACATAGTAGTCGAACACCGCCTCGGCGTGCGGTGCAGCACCCACCAGTTGGTCGAATACGTCAGCGGCCCGCGAGAGGGCTTGGTCTGTTGTCGATGCAGTCACGAGTGCGTAGATTACTTGGTGCATTCGTCGTCACCTCGCCGACTCAGGAGTCGATGTCTGTCCGACCCCCTGCGCCGGCGCCCATCGCCGGCGCACACAAACACAACCCATTACGATACACCAGTGTTCACGTGTACTGTTGCTCTGGAGGAGATGGTGGACTCGATCTGTTGAGCTAGCAGTCGTTGGAGCCATGCTGAACTTAGGGTTCAAGTCGGACCCTGGCATGATATCTCGCCTGAAAGAGTCGACCCGCTCAAAAATGATAACATACTTACTAATCTCGGATATAGTCGGATGCGTGCACGCCGCAATGTCCTCCTCGGTGCGACCGCCACGTTGTTCGGGTTCTCCGGCTGTATCGCCCCGTTCACGTCCGACGGATCCCTTCAAGAGGTGAACGTCGAACTCCGGAATACGGATGACGGAGCGCAGACGTTCCACCTCGCGCTCGAAACCGAATCTGGCATGCTAGACTCAGTACCTCACAAAGCATCCTCGCCTAGCTGTCTCTGAAGCCTGAATTCTGTGGCCGAGCGGTTGCATTGGCGGTCTCGACGACAGAATCATGGACGGATCGGCGGAGAGCCGTCGCTGTCGGCGGCGGCTGCCGCCGACGCGACAGCGTCGCCACTCCCACTGTTGGCTAGCCCGGTCGGGAGTTACCGGTGGAACCGGTCGTCTGGTGGTCGGTTCGCGGGGACGGCCCGACGCACCGCGAGGGCCGTCCACGCTGCTCGACGGACCATATTGATGAACTCCTTGAACGACCACTCCCAGAGGCGACGCCCCCCACGGCGGGGCGTCGCCACGTACTCCCAGTGCAAATACCGCCAGACGTTCTGTAACAGCAGGCTCACCACGACGTACAACAGCCGTACGACCGGATTTTGTGTCGAGGTCGTCGCGATACTTTGCTCGGAGAGTCGATAGCTTGCCTCGATACCGAAGCGTTTCGCGTAGTGGTATCGAGCGTCCCGTGGTGAGTCGATGAACGGCGCGTCAGCGGCGTAGCCGTGACGCGCCACGCCATGTTCGTCGTACCGTCCGTTCTGGTAGGTACAGTCGATGTAGACGGGAAACTCGACGGTCCAGCTGTGACCGTCGAGTTTCGCTGTCAGACTGTGCTGAATCACGCGACTCCACCCTTCTGAGAGTTCTCGCTTGATCGTCCGTCCCCAGCGGACGATCGGCATGACGTAGGCGTGGTTGTGCGCCTGAAGCAGCGTCAAACACTTGCTGTCGTAGAATTCGCGGTCAAGATAGACGGCCTTGACACCGAGGTCAAGGCCGTCGAGAATACCGAGGAACTCTGCGAGGACACTGCTGGCGGTGTCGCCGTCTTCGAGACGGCGCACCGCCAGCGTGTAGCGTTTGTTCTTCACGCGTGCGTACAGTGTCGCGTACGCGTGAAACGCGGTGGTTCCACGCTTCGCTTGTGAGTGATACAGGCCGTCTGTATCGTCTTCGTCGCCGTAGTAGGGCCGCAGGTGGAGGTCTGCGCAGACCTCCACCTGCTGGGGAAGGACGTCGAGAACGTCTTTCTGGAGGAGCGTGTTCCCGATTTGTTCGAGCGTCTCGAGGTCGAACTTGGTGCGGAGATGGTAGAGAACCGAGTTTTCGTGAGGTGCATCTTCGCTTCTCTTGCAGAGTGTAGAGACCGAGGTCCCGTCGGCGCAGGCGCCGACGAGGACCTCGTAGATGTCTTCAGCATCGAGTTCAGCGTTTTCAGCGAGTGAGAGAGCAACTTCCTCGTCAAGAGAGTTGACGAGGAAGTTAAGGAGCTGGTCCTCGTGGATTTCATCGTCTGTTTGCTGGTTGTTGGACACATCTTCAGCAAGCAGACCTTCTAACTAAACGGCTTTGTGAGGTACTGAGACTGGAAATCGCATCGTGTCAACGCGGGCGCTGACGAGCCAGTAACGATAGCCCCAGACAAAGATGTAACCCCGGTCGCAGTACACGGAGTTGTCAGGGACTTCGCCGAGAGAGTCGACATCTTAGGTGTCGATAACCTTGATGAGAACTACTGTCTCCAATTCCATTTCTGGGACTCCCATCCAATCGATGAACGACCGCAGTTGGCGCAGGTCGCAGACATCGAATGCTAACTGTGGAGCTGTTCTGCCGATGAATTCAGAAGAATTACTGCTCATTCAGTTAGTTGCCATGTCTGTCAGTCTGTCTATCTCTGATTAAATCAAAAATATACAAAATTGTAATGAATGCCCATCCGGCTGCGACGAGAGGAGAGCCCTTGTACGCCCAATAGACTGTGAAGAGCAAGGTACCAACAGTTAGTAGAAGATGAGTGTGTCGTCCTACATACATTTCGAATATAAATTTTTCGCACATGTACTAAATAACTTTCTTGGTAGCTACACACACAGCGCGTCGTGCTGGCAGGTGTTTCCCGAATTACCACGCTGCGCGCGAGGTCTGAATCTACTCAGTTTTTGAACAGTACGATGAAGACGACACCAACGATCATCAGTTCTAAGGCCATAGTGCCTGTGTCAGAACTGAGCGCGATGTCGCCAACGTGCGGTAAGTAGTCGAGCATTTTGATGAGTACCCCCTGGGATGGCCGTCGGCCGAAGTAGTGGTAATACTTCTGCTGAGTTGCTCAGTCGTTGTACAGCCATTGATCAGACTGCCGCTTGTTTTGCATACGTGGGTCCCGCTGGTATCGCTCAATATTTCTCGCGATGACCACACGGTCGATGATATCAACGTCAAGCGTCTGGGCGAGGTCCGTACTGCGGTGTTCGACAGACGGAACACCGCCAGACAGGCTCACCAGCCCACGCTGCAGGCGGACTATCCTCGTGTGAGTCGAACCGATGCGGCGTCTGTTCACCACTCGACTGACAGCAGAGCAGTTGCCGTGTTGGTGAGGTAGATGTCGGCTGTGATGGCGAGGCGTCGACAGACGTTCGTCGAAGCGCAATCGCCGGGACAACCCACGTCTTCGGGTCCGAGAGCAACTTCTCACGCCGGGAGTCCTCAGTAATCTGCGTCCCAGCAGCGTTGTACCACCGGGAGCACCAAGAAGGTTTCAACAGGTTCAAGAAAATCGTAACCGCGAATCTCCGGCTACGCTGATGCGGGCGACGAAGACCCCTCATCACGCGGCAGACCGAACTCAACCTCAATCCGGACCGTATCGTAGGGGACGTACGGCTTCTTTGCGCGACCATCCTTCTCGAAGTGGACGATATCGTACTCAGCTAGTAGGTGTAGATCGTCGTGCACATCGTGGACGTCGCGCTCCAAGCGACTAGCCAGTGCGCGGATACTCTCGGGCGGGCGTTCCATCACCTCTTCGAGGAGTTCCATCCGCCGGTCGGTTAGCAGTTGGCGGAGCCGCGTCCGATCCTCGAAGTTGACGACATGCGGTACCTCTTCACCCTGCTCCCACCGTTCGGCCCGCTCAAGAGCCGCCGCCTGCGCCTGTTCTGCTGGGAGCGACGTGATACGGAGAGTCGAAGGGTACTCGACCTCGTCCGGGTCGGGAGTGAATTCGTCGTGCGTCGGTTCAGTGTCAGTTGGTTCGTTGCTCATAGATCTCGTTCACCTCGGTTTGGAAATCGTTGACTAGGTCGGACAGCCCTGTGAACTCCAACTTCATGATGTCGCCCTCGGGTGTATGTCGGTGGTGTCGACCAACATCCAAGTGGTACGGCGAGTTATCATACCGCAGGAGTGTGTCGCCGTCAGCGTCCATGTACTGAAAGCTGTATTTCAGTCCCTGCGGGAAGTCTTCGCTTGAGGGGACCTGCCACGCGACCATCTCATACCGACTTCCATCTGGCTTCTCGTTTTCGTCCCGGTACACAACCCTTGCAGGCATCGTTTTCCTATGTTGTGTTACAACCCCAACAATGTTAAAGCTTAGCGTTTGGAACGTCCCCCAACAGACAGATTCCGTACACTCAGCACCGCTTTGAGCTTTTTTAGCGATAGGACTTCGTCCGTACCCATCTGTGTTCGGTTAAGCTCTAACCTCCGTTCTGAATGCTTCAGCTACTCGTTCGCTGAGTAAGAGGCGTGATTTCTCTGGTTGGCGTGCGTTGCAAAACATGAGCTCAGCCAAGTTCGGCGGTGGATGTCCGAACGACTGGGCTAGATCTTCGAGGATGAGCTGGGCGAAAGACCGGAAGGTCTTCGCCCAGCGTTCTCGTGGAAACATCGTTTCTGGGTGCATCCTCTGAAAGACGCCAAGCAAGGCTCTGCTGACCGTGAGCGTCAGCAGAGCCGCTACCACCAGCAACTCCACGATTGCTGGATTGCTTGTCTGGAACTTCTCCAGCCCGTACATCGATTTCAGCTCACGGAACAGCACTTCTACTTCCCACCGTACACCGTACAACGCTGCGACTTGTTCCGGCGTGAACTCATCTGGGAGGTTCGTGATGTACAGGTGATAGTCGTCGGTGTCCTCGTTGCGGACACCGACGACGCGGAACTCTATCGTCGCACTCGAATGCTTCTCACCGTACGGACGCCGTTTGAAGCTCACCTCGGCGGTTACATCGATAATCTCGCGTGTAAGACCACCGAGAACATCCTGAAGACGACGGTCTGGTAAGGAAATGGCGCGCCCGCGCCATTTCCGACGTGCCTCTGTGATTCGTGGGTTTGCGTTCGTCTTCAGTCGACTCAAAAAGAAGCCGCCGTTCTCCTCGATGAGTGCGAACCGACGATAGCTGTAGAAGCCGAGATCGAACAGCAACAACCGCCCTCGCAGCCAGTTCCCCGTGCGGAACTGGCTGCTCTCGTGGCTTCGTTCGTCGGTGAGTTCGAACCGCTCGATCGTCTGTTTCGTGAGGTTGTGGACGAGATGAAGTTTCGCGCCTGACTGGTCAGGATGCGTCGCTGGAAACTCGCTCAGGAGCCGATGCAACCGGAAAACGGTTGCATCGGCAATCATCACATCGCGGAACTGCTGGAGCTGCGGGGCGAGTGTGTGTGGCACTGCGACCTCCTCAAGAGCATGTTCGAGGAGGTCGCTGAGTAACTGTCCGAGTGCGGGTGTGAACCGATCGTAGAAGCTGGAACGGGAGAGCGTCTGATTGGTCGCTGCGGCGTAGGCACGTTGAAACCCCGCGATCGTGCGAGATTCGCCGCCGACGGCGAATCCCAAGATGAGCGTCCAAACGAGGGCAGTAACATCGATTCGACGGTGGCGTTGGACGACATCGCGCTCGCGCGCGATGTCTTCGATAAGCTCTCCTGGAAAGAGCGAAGTGAGCCGCCGTCGAATAAGGTCTGGGGAGAGTTCCTTCAGCACAACCTCTCCCCACGCGTTCTACACCGATAACTTCGTCAACAGAGCGCAGTCTCTCGATTTTGCTTCTTAACCGAACACGGATGGTCCGTACCCTTTCTTTGAACGGGCTCTGGTGAATCACTAGACGGCGTCGGTTTCGACCGGTAGAATTTGGAAGATGAAGCGGGAAACCGTCGATGCTCTATGTCGAAAATCTCCCGCTTCACGAAGAAGGCGGTCACGTTGGCTAAAAATGTTGTTGGTGACCGAGGCGAAGTCGCCGCCCCCGAAGGGGGTGGCGGCTTCGCCGACTACGCTCTCGTATCGCTGCACTGTCTGCGGATTTACCTCGATGAGTCGTACCGCAACGCACTGGATCTGCTGAGCGAAATGCCGCATATTCTCGCCGAGATCGGCCTCGAAGAGGGCGATCTCCCTGATCACTCGACACTAGTTAAGGCGTTTGATAGGTTTCAGATGAAGGTCTGGCGAGTGCTGCTGCGCCTGTCGGCGCAGCTGCACGACCCCTCGGGTCACGCCGCCATCGATGCCACCTTTTTTGACCGCGAAAACGCTAGCAAGCACTACTGCCGCCGCACGAATTACCACGTTCAGACACTCAAAGCGACGGCTCTCGTCGATACGCAAACGCAAGCTGTTCTCGACGTTCATTGTACGACCGAGAAGACCCACGACACACAACTCGGCTGGCAGGTCGCCTGCCGCAACGCAGGCGACCTGCACAGCCTCGCCGCTGACAAAGGCTACGACTGGATGCAGTTACGCGAAAAACTACGCGAGGAAGGCGTGAGACCGCTGATTAAACATCGTATCTTCCGGCCCATCGACCACGCGCATAACGCGCGGGTCGATGGGCCTCGATACCGCCAGAGATCGATGTGTGAGACTGTCTTCTCGTCGATCAAGCGCACGCACGGCGACGCCGTGCGAGCGCGAACGTGGTACCGTGAATTTCGTGAACTCGTTTTGAAATGTGTCGTTCACAATATCAAGCGTGCCGCAACATAGCCAAATCAACCGCTGTATGGCGATTCACCAGAGCCTTTGAACGGTATTCAACGCCATCTCACGCGGTGCTTAACTCTCGTGTGGGAAAGTTCGTCTCAAGCCCGTTTTCAATCGCAGCAGGACGTGGCCGAATGCTACTTGCACCTCACCAACGAGCGTCTTCGTTCAGTCGAAGTTCCGCGGCCGGGTCACGGGAGGGCGGCATACCGCGTCGTGGCTGTATCTTCCGATATAAACGTTCGTCCAGCGAGGTCACTCTGAAACCCGGCCGATGGCCAACAAACGTATATGTATTCTTAAACTAGCTGTGGGCAGCAAAATGTACGATTTGACCGGGTTCCAACGAGACCTGCTGTACGTCACCGCCGGCTTGGATGAACCACACGGACTCGCAATCAAAGACCAACTCGAGGACTACTACGAAACCGAGATCCACCACGGCCGGCTGTACCCCAATCTCGACACGCTCGTTGAGAAGGGACTGCTCGACAAAGGCGAAAAGGACCGCCGAACGAACGTCTACGCGATTACAGCTCGCGGTCGTCGAGAAATCGAAGCCCGTGACGACTGGGAACAACAGTATACCAGCGAACTGACCACCTGACTGCTGCTACGAGACGAGTAGCTGGGATGACAGACAACTAGTGGGGGAACGTGCTGTTTAAATCGCTTAATCCGGCCAGTATCTTCTGCCACACATTACGAATACCGACTTCTCGTCTCACTGGTCAACTTCGGCAAACGCACGAATAGGCATTGCAGCAGTGTCTTTGGCTTTGATCGGCACAGCGAAGAATCGGAATGACTCACCACCGAGCGAATCAAGGTTGCAGAGATTCTCGACGATGAAGATCTCTTCGTCAAGGAGTCGAGTGTGGGCCGGGCGGGCGGGGTTCTGGTGGTCGTCGGCGTTTAGCGTGTCTACGCCAACCAGAGAAACATCTGCATCGATTAGTCTCTCAATGACGGCCTCAGAGATGTATGGGTAGGATCGGTACTGCTCTGTGCCCCAGTGTTCGTCCCATCCAAAATTGAACAGGACGGCGGTACCTGCGAGGGCAGACTCCTGGGGAAGTGCGTCAACAGTCAATTCTTCGTTGCCAGCAAGCCCACGAGCATCGACGACCGTCCCAGGAAGTACCAGCTCGCCGATGTCAAGATCACTGATGTCACGACCCTCGGGATGTCGATGATACGGTGAATCTAGATACGTTCCCATGGACGTCTGGAACCGCATTTCGGTAACCTCGAACGCGGATTTGCCTTCGTACTTCTCCCGAGACTCCTCGTGTGTGAAAAACGGATATACTTCTGCAGTGTACTCCGTGTGTGTCCCGTCATCGTTCTTTTGACGGAACCCCGGCATCCCGTCTTCGAACGTGTGACTCAAGTCGACGAACTTCATACTAGTTACCTTGTTCGACATTGGATACGACTCCTGCTTGGTGTTTCATTGTTTCTACAGTATCTCGGTCGCTGAAAGGTCTCATTGACTACTCCCAGTGTTGCTGTTCGTCTCAACGTCATGGTTCACAGCACTACCACTATCGCTTCGGACTTCCCACAGACGACGAAACAGGATCGGGCCTAAAATCAGATAGATGACGGACGTATAGAGTCCGGGAAAGTAGCCGAACTCGCCGGTCGCGAGGATCGGATAGATGGGATGTAGAACGCCGTTTCCGATGACCCCCATAAGGGTGAAAAACCAGACGATGAGCATTGGACCCTTGATACCACGGTGGATGGCGACCGCACCGAGAGCGAACGCAGCGTATGAGACCATATTGATCTGAACGAACGTCGTGAGCTCGAACGGGGCTGCGTTGAAAACCTCAACCGGCCAGCGGGTGTAGAATTCGGTCGAAAACTCCTCGGCGAAGTGTAAGAACTGGACAGCAAATGCGATCAAGTAGACGGGGAGCACCCGACTTGGATCAGGCATTCGTTGAAAGCTCGTTAATAAATAGCACACGTATGCGAGAATAATAGCAGGAACGAACGTGGTGATCAGTGATAACCCTGGGGAGAGATAGGTAAAGGTCGCAACCAAGATCACCGTCATCACTCCAGGAAGAATTGCGTCTCGGCTACGCAACGTGGCGGGAACGCTCTCGGACTCGCTGATTCGAACACCCATCTCAAATCTCTCCACTCGTACGGTTACTTACAGATCGAGGAGATACTGCTCTCCATAACGGTCTAATATGGAACTGACGCCAACCAAGGCTTTGTCTTTTCATGAGGCAAATTATCGTTAGAGTGGAATTTGTATGTCAGCATTGCCTCACCTAGATAGGCTCATTTATTAGTCAAAGGAAATCGGAGTAATCTCATGAAGTCGATTACGCTGGAGATCTCAGTCGAAGGCGGATTCCACCCGGCGAATCAGTTACTCGCAGCGGATCCGTCGATAATCCGTGAGTCGCTGCACCACGTTACTATTCTCAAAGATGGGACGATTATTCTGCTCTACCATCTTCGAGGCGACCTCGATCAGGTGAGAACATACCTCACGGACCACAAAGAGGTCATCTCCTGTGATGTGCCAGAGAACGGAAGTGGGCTTGTGTACATCCACGGTCGCCCACTCAAGCCGATTCGTGAATTTTTCTCTCTTGCCCGGTCACACGGAATCGTGTTCGAGACACCCATAACACATACTGATGATGGACTCAAGATCACGATGAGCGGAGATGAACAAACGCTTCATCGTGTCATCTCGGAAATTCCATCAGATATTGAACTCACCCTCCTCAGAAAGGGAGAGCGTAAGCCAGGGGAGAATGTGATCATCTCACTATTGACTGAGCGCCAGGTAGAGGTACTCACTCTGGCAGTTGAGGAGGGATACTACGAAACACCGAGAGGAACCACTCACGAGAAGATTGCGACTCAGATTGGTGTCGCAACTACGACTGTGAGCGAGCATCTCCGAAAAGTCGAACAACGTGTTTTCTCTGCACTCA
This genomic stretch from Haloferax volcanii DS2 harbors:
- a CDS encoding IS4-like element ISHvo13 family transposase, whose translation is MLKELSPDLIRRRLTSLFPGELIEDIARERDVVQRHRRIDVTALVWTLILGFAVGGESRTIAGFQRAYAAATNQTLSRSSFYDRFTPALGQLLSDLLEHALEEVAVPHTLAPQLQQFRDVMIADATVFRLHRLLSEFPATHPDQSGAKLHLVHNLTKQTIERFELTDERSHESSQFRTGNWLRGRLLLFDLGFYSYRRFALIEENGGFFLSRLKTNANPRITEARRKWRGRAISLPDRRLQDVLGGLTREIIDVTAEVSFKRRPYGEKHSSATIEFRVVGVRNEDTDDYHLYITNLPDEFTPEQVAALYGVRWEVEVLFRELKSMYGLEKFQTSNPAIVELLVVAALLTLTVSRALLGVFQRMHPETMFPRERWAKTFRSFAQLILEDLAQSFGHPPPNLAELMFCNARQPEKSRLLLSERVAEAFRTEVRA
- a CDS encoding cyclase family protein → MKFVDLSHTFEDGMPGFRQKNDDGTHTEYTAEVYPFFTHEESREKYEGKSAFEVTEMRFQTSMGTYLDSPYHRHPEGRDISDLDIGELVLPGTVVDARGLAGNEELTVDALPQESALAGTAVLFNFGWDEHWGTEQYRSYPYISEAVIERLIDADVSLVGVDTLNADDHQNPARPAHTRLLDEEIFIVENLCNLDSLGGESFRFFAVPIKAKDTAAMPIRAFAEVDQ
- a CDS encoding PadR family transcriptional regulator; this encodes MYDLTGFQRDLLYVTAGLDEPHGLAIKDQLEDYYETEIHHGRLYPNLDTLVEKGLLDKGEKDRRTNVYAITARGRREIEARDDWEQQYTSELTT
- a CDS encoding HVO_A0114 family putative DNA-binding protein — encoded protein: MSNEPTDTEPTHDEFTPDPDEVEYPSTLRITSLPAEQAQAAALERAERWEQGEEVPHVVNFEDRTRLRQLLTDRRMELLEEVMERPPESIRALASRLERDVHDVHDDLHLLAEYDIVHFEKDGRAKKPYVPYDTVRIEVEFGLPRDEGSSSPASA
- a CDS encoding toxin-antitoxin system TumE family protein, yielding MPARVVYRDENEKPDGSRYEMVAWQVPSSEDFPQGLKYSFQYMDADGDTLLRYDNSPYHLDVGRHHRHTPEGDIMKLEFTGLSDLVNDFQTEVNEIYEQRTN
- a CDS encoding ISH3-like element ISH51 family transposase → MSNNQQTDDEIHEDQLLNFLVNSLDEEVALSLAENAELDAEDIYEVLVGACADGTSVSTLCKRSEDAPHENSVLYHLRTKFDLETLEQIGNTLLQKDVLDVLPQQVEVCADLHLRPYYGDEDDTDGLYHSQAKRGTTAFHAYATLYARVKNKRYTLAVRRLEDGDTASSVLAEFLGILDGLDLGVKAVYLDREFYDSKCLTLLQAHNHAYVMPIVRWGRTIKRELSEGWSRVIQHSLTAKLDGHSWTVEFPVYIDCTYQNGRYDEHGVARHGYAADAPFIDSPRDARYHYAKRFGIEASYRLSEQSIATTSTQNPVVRLLYVVVSLLLQNVWRYLHWEYVATPRRGGRRLWEWSFKEFINMVRRAAWTALAVRRAVPANRPPDDRFHR
- a CDS encoding IS5-like element ISHvo1 family transposase, translated to MSKISRFTKKAVTLAKNVVGDRGEVAAPEGGGGFADYALVSLHCLRIYLDESYRNALDLLSEMPHILAEIGLEEGDLPDHSTLVKAFDRFQMKVWRVLLRLSAQLHDPSGHAAIDATFFDRENASKHYCRRTNYHVQTLKATALVDTQTQAVLDVHCTTEKTHDTQLGWQVACRNAGDLHSLAADKGYDWMQLREKLREEGVRPLIKHRIFRPIDHAHNARVDGPRYRQRSMCETVFSSIKRTHGDAVRARTWYREFRELVLKCVVHNIKRAAT
- a CDS encoding helix-turn-helix domain-containing protein; this encodes MKSITLEISVEGGFHPANQLLAADPSIIRESLHHVTILKDGTIILLYHLRGDLDQVRTYLTDHKEVISCDVPENGSGLVYIHGRPLKPIREFFSLARSHGIVFETPITHTDDGLKITMSGDEQTLHRVISEIPSDIELTLLRKGERKPGENVIISLLTERQVEVLTLAVEEGYYETPRGTTHEKIATQIGVATTTVSEHLRKVEQRVFSALIR